The proteins below come from a single Streptomyces spongiicola genomic window:
- a CDS encoding GntR family transcriptional regulator gives MGTTQPATVPEPKYRHLKTVIGEALDSEFAVGEILPNERELAARFGVARATLRQALDQLELEGRLQRRRGVGTTVAPPRMGVDVSTSPNDWPGAGGDAWQAADCALAVPPAAVARLLDTESDECVHIVRRLLGTHGRPVAAELLYVPAPFVPDASAIGPPSGVTRARAVLRELRRLPLDGQDRSVELGSARADDARELDRLPGAPVLVVTTRYFSAGRTAAASVATYRADTCRLTFGDAGDLVDRGDLVDRGDLADRGDGRRRAS, from the coding sequence GTGGGGACCACGCAGCCGGCGACGGTGCCGGAGCCGAAGTACCGGCACCTGAAGACCGTGATCGGCGAAGCGCTCGACTCCGAGTTCGCGGTCGGCGAGATCCTGCCCAACGAGCGTGAACTCGCCGCCCGTTTCGGCGTGGCACGGGCCACCCTCCGCCAGGCCCTCGACCAACTCGAACTGGAGGGCCGGCTGCAACGCCGCCGCGGCGTCGGCACCACCGTCGCCCCGCCCCGTATGGGCGTGGACGTCTCCACCTCCCCGAACGACTGGCCCGGCGCCGGCGGTGACGCCTGGCAGGCCGCCGACTGCGCCCTCGCGGTCCCGCCCGCGGCCGTCGCGCGCCTGCTGGACACGGAGAGCGACGAGTGCGTGCACATCGTCCGCAGACTCCTCGGGACGCACGGCCGGCCGGTGGCCGCCGAACTCCTCTACGTCCCGGCCCCCTTCGTACCCGACGCCTCCGCGATCGGTCCCCCCTCCGGAGTGACCCGCGCCCGAGCGGTACTGCGTGAACTGCGGCGCCTTCCGCTCGACGGCCAGGACCGCTCCGTCGAACTCGGCTCCGCCCGCGCCGACGACGCCAGGGAACTGGACCGGCTCCCCGGCGCGCCGGTACTCGTCGTCACCACCCGGTACTTCTCGGCGGGCCGCACCGCCGCCGCGTCCGTCGCGACCTACCGGGCCGACACCTGCCGGCTGACCTTCGGCGACGCGGGCGACCTCGTGGACCGGGGCGACCTCGTGGACCGGGGTGACCTCGCGGACCGGGGTGACGGCCGGCGCCGCGCCTCCTGA
- a CDS encoding SGNH/GDSL hydrolase family protein: METNASYTSLVAVGDSFTEGMSDLLPDGTYRGWADLLAARLATRSPGFRYANLAVRGKLIGQIVEEQVGLAAAMRADVVTMVGGLNDALRPRCDLGRVRDRLEEAVERLAPSCRRLVLMRSPGRQGPVMERFRPRMEALFEHIDGLAARHGALVVDLYGAEALGDRRMWDVDRLHLTADGHRRVAEAVWQGLGLAAEDDWRSPLPPPVPPGWTARRTADVRFARQHLVPWIGRRLTGRSSGDGLRPKRPELLEWDADGSPRDGSSRPGLS; the protein is encoded by the coding sequence ATGGAGACGAACGCCTCGTACACCAGTCTTGTCGCGGTAGGCGACTCGTTCACGGAGGGCATGTCGGACCTGCTACCCGACGGTACGTACCGGGGCTGGGCAGATCTCCTCGCCGCCCGGCTGGCCACCCGCTCCCCCGGCTTCCGGTACGCGAACCTGGCGGTCCGGGGCAAGCTCATCGGCCAGATCGTCGAGGAGCAGGTCGGCCTCGCCGCCGCCATGCGGGCGGACGTGGTGACGATGGTCGGCGGCCTCAACGACGCGCTGCGCCCCAGGTGCGACCTGGGGCGGGTACGCGACCGGCTCGAGGAGGCCGTGGAACGCCTCGCGCCGAGCTGCCGCCGGCTGGTGCTGATGCGCAGCCCGGGACGGCAGGGCCCGGTCATGGAACGCTTCCGGCCCCGCATGGAGGCGCTGTTCGAGCACATCGACGGTCTGGCCGCCCGGCATGGCGCGCTGGTGGTCGACCTGTACGGGGCCGAGGCGCTCGGCGACCGGCGGATGTGGGACGTGGACCGGCTGCATCTCACGGCCGACGGCCACCGGAGGGTCGCGGAAGCCGTCTGGCAGGGACTCGGTCTGGCCGCCGAGGACGACTGGCGGTCGCCGCTGCCCCCGCCGGTGCCCCCCGGCTGGACGGCCCGGCGGACCGCCGACGTCCGGTTCGCCCGGCAGCACCTGGTGCCGTGGATCGGCCGCCGTCTCACCGGCCGCTCGTCGGGCGACGGGCTTCGCCCCAAGCGGCCCGAGCTGCTGGAGTGGGACGCGGACGGAAGCCCTCGGGACGGAAGCAGCCGGCCGGGGCTCTCGTAG
- the purB gene encoding adenylosuccinate lyase, whose product MTAKPRIPNVLAGRYASAELTELWSPEHKVRLERRLWLAVLRAQQDLGIEVPDAALADYERVLDEVDLASIAAREKVTRHDVKARIEEFNALAGHEHVHKGMTSRDLTENVEQLQIRLSLELVRDRAVAVLARLGRLSAEYAELVMAGRSHNVAAQATTLGKRFATAADELLVGYARVEELLARYPLRGIKGPVGTAQDMLDLLGGDAAKLEELEQRIAGHLGFAHAFTSVGQVYPRSLDYDVVTALVQLAAAPSSVAKTIRLMAGHELVTEGFKPGQVGSSAMPHKMNTRSCERVNGLMVVLRGYASMTGELAGDQWNEGDVSCSVVRRVALPDAFFAFDGLLETFLTVLDEFGAFPAVVARELDRYLPFLATTKVLMGAVRAGVGREVAHEAIKENAVASALAMREQGAERNELLDRLAADDRVPLDRARLDALMADKLSFTGAASGQVASVVARIEEIVKRHPEAAAYAPGSIL is encoded by the coding sequence GTGACTGCAAAGCCTCGCATCCCCAACGTCCTGGCCGGCCGCTACGCCTCCGCGGAGCTCACCGAGCTGTGGTCCCCCGAGCACAAGGTGAGGCTGGAGCGCCGGCTCTGGCTGGCGGTGCTGCGTGCACAGCAGGACCTGGGGATCGAGGTGCCGGACGCCGCCCTCGCCGACTACGAGCGGGTCCTCGACGAGGTCGACCTGGCGTCGATCGCCGCACGGGAGAAGGTCACCCGGCACGACGTCAAGGCGCGGATCGAGGAGTTCAACGCCCTCGCCGGCCACGAGCACGTGCACAAGGGCATGACGTCCCGCGACCTGACCGAGAACGTCGAGCAGTTGCAGATCCGGCTCTCGCTCGAGCTGGTGCGGGACCGCGCGGTCGCCGTGCTGGCCCGGCTCGGCAGGCTGTCGGCCGAGTACGCGGAGCTGGTGATGGCGGGCCGCTCGCACAACGTCGCGGCGCAGGCCACGACGCTGGGCAAGCGGTTCGCGACGGCGGCGGACGAGCTGCTGGTCGGCTACGCCAGGGTCGAGGAACTACTCGCCCGGTACCCGCTGCGCGGCATCAAGGGCCCGGTCGGCACCGCCCAGGACATGCTGGACCTCCTCGGCGGGGACGCGGCGAAGCTGGAGGAGCTGGAGCAGCGCATCGCGGGCCATCTCGGCTTCGCCCATGCCTTCACCTCCGTGGGTCAGGTCTACCCGCGGTCGCTGGACTACGACGTGGTCACGGCGCTGGTGCAACTGGCCGCCGCACCGTCGTCGGTGGCGAAGACGATCCGGCTGATGGCGGGGCACGAACTCGTCACCGAGGGCTTCAAGCCGGGCCAGGTCGGCTCCTCCGCGATGCCGCACAAGATGAACACCCGTTCCTGCGAGCGTGTCAACGGCCTCATGGTCGTCCTGCGCGGCTACGCCTCGATGACCGGCGAGCTGGCGGGCGACCAGTGGAACGAGGGCGATGTCTCCTGCTCCGTCGTCCGCCGGGTCGCCCTCCCGGACGCGTTCTTCGCCTTCGACGGTCTGCTGGAGACCTTCCTGACCGTGCTCGACGAGTTCGGCGCCTTCCCCGCGGTGGTGGCCCGCGAACTCGACCGCTATCTGCCGTTCCTGGCCACCACCAAGGTGCTGATGGGCGCCGTGCGGGCCGGCGTCGGCCGCGAGGTCGCCCACGAGGCCATCAAGGAGAACGCGGTCGCCTCCGCCCTCGCCATGCGCGAGCAGGGTGCCGAGCGCAACGAGCTGCTGGACAGGCTCGCCGCCGACGACCGCGTGCCGCTGGACCGGGCCCGGCTGGACGCGCTGATGGCGGACAAGCTGTCCTTCACCGGTGCGGCGAGCGGCCAGGTCGCCTCGGTCGTCGCCCGCATCGAGGAGATCGTCAAGCGGCATCCGGAGGCCGCCGCCTACGCACCGGGCTCCATCCTCTGA
- a CDS encoding Lrp/AsnC family transcriptional regulator, protein MADSVVLDPVDLHILRVLQNDARTTYREVAAEVGVAPSTCLDRVSRLRRSGVILGHQLRLDPAKLGRGLEALLMVQVRPHRRELIGPFVERIRALPESRALFHLTGPDDYLVHVAVTDTADLQRLVLDEFTSRREVARVETRLIFQQWDCGPLLPPAQDATGHAHLSADRSPARPAGDDAGHPRVSG, encoded by the coding sequence ATGGCTGATTCTGTCGTTCTGGACCCGGTCGATCTTCACATACTGCGCGTCCTGCAGAACGACGCACGGACCACCTACCGGGAGGTGGCCGCCGAAGTGGGCGTCGCGCCCTCCACATGCCTGGACCGGGTGAGCCGGCTGCGCCGCAGCGGGGTCATCCTCGGGCACCAGCTGCGACTGGATCCGGCCAAACTCGGAAGAGGGCTCGAGGCGCTCCTGATGGTTCAGGTCCGTCCGCACCGGAGGGAACTGATCGGTCCGTTCGTCGAACGGATCCGGGCCCTGCCGGAGTCACGTGCGCTCTTCCATCTCACGGGGCCCGACGACTATCTGGTGCATGTCGCCGTGACCGACACGGCGGACCTGCAGCGGCTGGTGCTGGACGAGTTCACGTCACGGCGTGAAGTCGCCCGTGTGGAGACCCGACTGATCTTCCAGCAGTGGGACTGCGGTCCCCTGCTGCCGCCCGCTCAGGACGCCACCGGGCATGCTCATTTGTCAGCCGACCGGAGCCCCGCGAGACCGGCCGGTGATGACGCCGGCCACCCGCGCGTATCAGGATGA
- a CDS encoding RNA polymerase sigma-70 factor, producing MAGDTATEVFEAHRSVLAGVAYRMLGRFADAEDVVQDAWVRWSAEDRSDVREPRGYLVRITTRLAIDRLRQARSRRESYVGPWLPEPVATRSGHTAPDSAERAELAESVSLAVLVVLESLSPLERAVFVLREAFGFPYGEIAATLDRSEAAVRQLAGRARRHVDERRPRYDVDPAVRRDLTERFLAAASGGDLDGLLRLLAPDVRLVGDSGGKAKAPVRVLHSADKVGRFLCAVARQALPDTEYRLLDVNGAPGLLVVAGGKPDSVIQIEVRGGRVACVHIVRNPDKLTAFTA from the coding sequence GTGGCAGGCGATACGGCGACCGAGGTCTTCGAGGCCCACCGCTCCGTGCTGGCGGGGGTGGCCTACCGCATGCTCGGCCGTTTCGCCGACGCCGAGGACGTGGTGCAGGACGCGTGGGTCCGGTGGTCCGCCGAGGACCGCTCCGACGTCCGCGAGCCCCGCGGGTATCTCGTGCGCATCACCACCCGGCTCGCCATCGACCGGTTGCGGCAGGCGCGGTCGCGCCGTGAGTCCTACGTGGGGCCCTGGCTCCCCGAGCCCGTCGCGACCCGGTCCGGGCACACCGCCCCCGACTCCGCCGAGCGCGCCGAACTGGCGGAGTCCGTGTCGCTCGCCGTGCTCGTGGTACTGGAGTCCCTCTCCCCCCTGGAGCGCGCGGTCTTCGTGCTGCGTGAGGCCTTCGGCTTCCCGTACGGGGAGATCGCCGCCACCCTCGACCGCAGCGAGGCGGCCGTACGGCAGCTCGCCGGGCGCGCCCGGCGGCACGTCGACGAGCGCAGACCCCGGTACGACGTCGATCCCGCCGTACGCCGCGACCTGACCGAACGGTTTCTGGCCGCGGCGTCCGGCGGTGACCTCGACGGGCTGCTCCGACTGCTCGCCCCCGACGTCCGGCTCGTCGGGGACAGCGGAGGGAAGGCGAAGGCGCCGGTACGCGTCCTGCACTCCGCCGACAAGGTGGGGCGGTTCCTGTGCGCGGTGGCCCGGCAGGCCCTCCCGGACACCGAGTACCGCCTCCTCGACGTCAACGGCGCGCCGGGCCTGCTGGTGGTGGCCGGGGGGAAGCCGGACAGCGTGATCCAGATCGAGGTCAGGGGCGGACGCGTGGCATGCGTGCACATCGTCCGCAACCCCGACAAGCTCACCGCCTTCACGGCATAG
- a CDS encoding GNAT family N-acetyltransferase, which yields MTDVNSATRTRRHHWRRDLVELAALFTAVAVADAIANTIAHGPDGPCLLIASAVTLIATVAFHTWWARRHSHAPPAADTGGATTGGSGTTGASRTTGASGAGGPAGARGPAPRETALWRMRTTVRDEPGSLAALCGALARHRVDILTLQTHPLADGTVDEFLLRAPAALEAEEITRAVSSAGGSGTWIERADAHDLVDTPTRLLGLATRTALDTAELPLALRQLLGRCTIRSRPAETLGGRPGVEQVPEEGVLDETVIRLRDPNGGTITVERPCPPFTPTEFARARALVELDARLGPRVPRSQDVLTLPEGNEITVRRADQGDVAAARAMHDRCSARTLGMRYHGPVADADRYLNHLLSPRFGRTLAVETVSGRIVALGHLLWDGDETEVALLVEDEWQRRGIGAGLLGRLVALAVEAGCENVYAVTRSSNTGMVAAMRGLGLPLDYQVEEGTLVITARLDPAPARSGLPPDASCSLTREPEREPEPEREQGPEPEREPEPEWSRPGRAER from the coding sequence ATGACCGATGTGAACTCCGCGACACGCACCCGCCGCCACCACTGGCGGCGGGACCTCGTCGAACTGGCCGCACTGTTCACCGCCGTCGCCGTCGCCGACGCCATCGCGAACACGATCGCCCACGGCCCCGACGGGCCCTGTCTGCTGATCGCCTCGGCCGTCACGCTCATCGCCACGGTCGCGTTCCACACCTGGTGGGCACGCCGCCACAGCCACGCACCTCCGGCCGCCGACACCGGCGGTGCCACAACCGGCGGCTCGGGGACCACCGGTGCGTCCCGGACCACCGGCGCGTCCGGTGCCGGCGGCCCGGCCGGCGCGCGGGGACCGGCTCCCCGTGAGACCGCGCTGTGGCGCATGCGGACGACCGTCCGGGACGAGCCGGGCAGCCTCGCCGCCCTGTGCGGGGCCCTGGCACGGCACCGGGTGGACATCCTGACGCTCCAGACGCATCCGCTGGCCGACGGCACCGTCGACGAGTTCCTGCTGCGGGCACCCGCCGCCCTCGAGGCCGAGGAGATCACCCGGGCGGTGTCGTCCGCCGGCGGCAGCGGCACCTGGATCGAGCGCGCGGACGCCCACGATCTGGTCGACACCCCGACCAGGTTGCTGGGCCTCGCCACCCGGACCGCTCTGGACACGGCCGAACTCCCGCTGGCACTCAGGCAGTTGCTGGGCCGCTGCACCATCCGCTCGCGGCCCGCCGAAACCCTCGGGGGCCGGCCGGGCGTCGAGCAGGTCCCCGAGGAAGGCGTCCTGGACGAGACGGTGATCCGGCTGCGCGACCCGAACGGCGGTACGATCACGGTCGAGCGCCCGTGTCCGCCCTTCACCCCGACCGAGTTCGCCCGGGCCCGCGCCCTGGTCGAACTCGACGCCCGCCTCGGCCCGCGCGTCCCGCGCTCCCAGGACGTGCTGACGCTGCCGGAGGGAAACGAGATCACCGTCCGCCGCGCGGACCAGGGGGACGTCGCCGCCGCCCGCGCGATGCACGACCGCTGCTCGGCGCGGACCCTGGGGATGCGCTACCACGGGCCGGTCGCCGACGCGGACCGCTATCTGAACCATCTCCTCAGCCCCCGGTTCGGCCGCACCCTCGCCGTGGAGACGGTGTCCGGCCGGATCGTCGCCCTCGGCCATCTGCTGTGGGACGGCGACGAGACCGAGGTCGCGCTCCTCGTCGAGGACGAGTGGCAGCGGCGCGGGATCGGCGCCGGACTGCTGGGCCGGCTGGTGGCACTGGCCGTCGAGGCGGGGTGCGAGAACGTGTACGCCGTGACCCGGTCGTCCAACACCGGCATGGTCGCCGCCATGCGCGGGCTCGGCCTCCCGCTCGACTACCAGGTGGAGGAGGGCACCCTCGTGATCACCGCACGCCTCGACCCGGCTCCGGCGCGCTCAGGGCTTCCGCCGGACGCATCGTGTTCGCTGACCCGGGAGCCGGAGCGGGAGCCAGAGCCGGAGCGGGAGCAGGGGCCTGAGCCGGAGCGGGAGCCAGAGCCCGAGTGGTCCCGTCCGGGCCGGGCCGAGCGCTGA
- a CDS encoding fic family toxin-antitoxin system, toxin component, translating into MSLSVDLAWLLMVAERKTPGDPQVTDWGALIAAVSRHEAEIFGMAVYDDPYTRAAALMQMLLHVPALEHSNAMFAMAVAYGYLVASGLRVAVSAESVRDLARLVKDGKTGVHGIARELRGWVQ; encoded by the coding sequence TTGAGCCTGTCGGTCGATCTCGCCTGGCTGCTCATGGTCGCCGAGCGGAAGACGCCCGGCGATCCGCAGGTCACCGACTGGGGTGCGCTGATCGCCGCGGTGAGCCGCCATGAGGCGGAGATCTTCGGAATGGCCGTGTACGACGACCCGTACACCCGCGCGGCGGCCCTGATGCAGATGCTCCTGCACGTTCCCGCCCTGGAGCACTCCAACGCGATGTTCGCGATGGCCGTCGCCTACGGCTATCTCGTCGCGAGCGGACTGCGGGTGGCCGTGTCCGCCGAGAGCGTGCGTGATCTCGCCCGGCTGGTGAAGGACGGCAAGACCGGAGTCCACGGGATCGCACGTGAACTGCGCGGCTGGGTCCAGTAG
- a CDS encoding DUF885 domain-containing protein, which yields MPETPSSVLPRQVADAYVDALVALDPIIGTYLGVPESAGLLPDFSPAGREAVAELARATLVRLDEAEKLPGADSDAERRCGRLLRERLTAELAVHDAEEGLRIVSNLRSPAHSVRNVFTVMPTASKEDWTAVAERMRAVPDALAGYRASLALGLERGLPAGPRATAAFLAQLDQWTGGTGRADGTDGADGADGANGSGWFEDFAATGPDGLRAELDAAAAVATSALRSLRDWMREVYAPGVEGAPDTVGRERYARWVRFFNGTDIDLDEAYAYGWSEYHRLLGEMESEADKILPGAGPWDALAHLDVHGTHIEGVEEVREWLQGLMDEAIAALDGTHFELADRVRVVESRIAPAGSAAAPYYTGPSEDFSRPGRTWLPTMGETRFPVYDLVSTWYHEGVPGHHLQIAQWVHVADRLSRYQATVGGVSANAEGWALYAERLMDELGFLPDAERRLGYLDAQMMRACRVIVDIGMHLELEIPAGSPFHPGERWTPELAQEFFGRHSGRPGDFVESELTRYLSMPAQAIGYKLGERAWLLGRERAREAHGDAFDAKAWHMAALSQGPLGLDDLVDELSRL from the coding sequence ATGCCAGAGACACCGAGCAGCGTGCTGCCCCGCCAGGTCGCCGACGCCTATGTCGACGCCCTCGTCGCCCTCGACCCGATCATCGGTACCTACCTCGGAGTCCCGGAGAGCGCGGGCCTCCTCCCCGACTTCTCCCCGGCCGGCCGGGAGGCCGTGGCCGAGCTCGCCCGCGCGACGCTCGTCCGGCTCGACGAGGCCGAGAAGCTGCCCGGCGCGGACTCGGACGCCGAACGGCGCTGCGGCCGTCTGCTGCGGGAACGGCTCACCGCCGAACTCGCCGTGCACGACGCCGAGGAGGGCCTGCGCATCGTCAGCAACCTGAGGTCCCCCGCGCACAGCGTGCGCAACGTCTTCACCGTGATGCCGACGGCGTCCAAGGAGGACTGGACGGCGGTCGCCGAACGCATGCGGGCGGTGCCGGACGCCCTCGCCGGCTACCGCGCCTCGCTGGCCCTCGGGCTGGAGCGCGGGCTCCCCGCCGGTCCGCGCGCCACGGCCGCCTTCCTCGCACAGCTCGACCAGTGGACGGGCGGGACCGGCCGCGCGGACGGGACCGACGGAGCAGACGGAGCAGACGGAGCGAACGGCAGCGGCTGGTTCGAGGACTTCGCCGCCACCGGCCCGGACGGACTCCGCGCCGAACTCGACGCCGCCGCGGCGGTCGCCACGTCCGCCCTCCGCTCCCTGCGCGACTGGATGCGCGAGGTGTACGCCCCCGGAGTCGAGGGTGCCCCCGACACGGTGGGCCGAGAGCGCTACGCCCGGTGGGTCCGCTTCTTCAACGGTACGGACATCGACCTCGACGAGGCCTACGCGTACGGCTGGTCCGAGTACCACCGGCTGCTCGGCGAGATGGAGTCCGAGGCCGACAAGATCCTTCCGGGTGCGGGCCCCTGGGACGCACTGGCCCACCTCGACGTGCACGGCACCCACATCGAGGGTGTGGAGGAGGTGCGCGAGTGGCTGCAGGGGCTCATGGACGAGGCCATCGCCGCCCTGGACGGCACCCACTTCGAACTCGCCGACCGGGTAAGGGTGGTGGAGTCCCGGATCGCGCCGGCCGGCAGCGCCGCCGCTCCCTACTACACGGGACCCTCCGAGGACTTCTCACGCCCCGGCCGGACCTGGCTGCCGACCATGGGCGAGACCCGCTTCCCCGTGTACGACCTGGTCTCCACCTGGTACCACGAGGGCGTACCCGGCCACCATCTGCAGATCGCGCAGTGGGTCCACGTGGCCGACCGGCTGTCGCGCTACCAGGCGACCGTCGGCGGGGTGAGCGCCAACGCGGAGGGCTGGGCGCTGTACGCCGAGCGGCTCATGGACGAACTCGGCTTCCTGCCGGACGCCGAGCGCAGGCTGGGCTATCTGGACGCCCAGATGATGCGCGCCTGCCGGGTCATCGTCGACATCGGCATGCATCTGGAACTGGAGATCCCCGCGGGGTCGCCGTTCCACCCCGGCGAGCGCTGGACACCGGAGCTGGCACAGGAGTTCTTCGGCCGGCACAGCGGACGGCCCGGCGACTTCGTCGAGAGCGAGCTGACCCGCTATCTGTCCATGCCCGCGCAGGCCATCGGCTACAAGCTGGGAGAACGGGCCTGGCTGCTGGGAAGGGAGCGTGCCCGGGAGGCACACGGCGACGCCTTCGACGCGAAGGCATGGCACATGGCGGCACTGTCGCAGGGTCCGCTGGGCCTGGACGACCTGGTGGACGAGCTGTCGAGGCTGTGA
- a CDS encoding alpha/beta fold hydrolase — protein sequence MVSRVSFTVDSPGGPRTLPVAYERRGTGEPLLLLHGIGHHWQAWEPVLPLLAPEREVIAIDLPGFGSSPALPHGMSYGLPAVVPVLGALCEALGVERPHVAGNSLGGLLALELGRQRLVRSVTALSPAGFWSQAERRYAFGTLLAMRRGARLVPEPVLGRLSRTAAGRAALTGTIYARPARRSPKAVVAETLALRDATGFRETLDAGRGVLFTSDVPDVPVTVAWGARDRLLLRRQGVRAKQAIPGARLVRLPGCGHVPMNDDPALVARVILDGSR from the coding sequence ATGGTCTCGAGGGTCTCTTTCACGGTCGACTCCCCCGGCGGTCCCCGCACGCTGCCGGTCGCGTACGAGCGCCGCGGCACGGGTGAGCCGCTGCTGCTGCTGCACGGCATCGGCCACCACTGGCAGGCCTGGGAACCGGTCCTCCCGCTGCTGGCACCGGAGCGCGAGGTGATCGCGATCGACCTGCCCGGGTTCGGCTCGTCGCCCGCGCTGCCCCACGGCATGTCGTACGGACTTCCCGCCGTCGTCCCGGTGCTCGGCGCGCTCTGCGAGGCGCTCGGAGTCGAGCGGCCGCATGTCGCCGGCAACTCGCTCGGCGGGCTGCTGGCGCTGGAACTCGGCCGGCAGCGGCTCGTACGGTCCGTCACCGCCCTGTCGCCCGCGGGTTTCTGGTCGCAGGCCGAGCGCAGATACGCGTTCGGGACGCTGCTCGCCATGCGCCGCGGCGCCCGGCTGGTGCCCGAGCCGGTGCTCGGCAGGCTGTCCCGTACCGCCGCCGGACGGGCGGCGCTGACCGGCACCATCTACGCCCGCCCCGCGCGCCGTTCACCAAAGGCGGTCGTGGCGGAGACCCTCGCCCTGCGCGACGCCACCGGCTTCCGCGAGACGCTCGACGCCGGCCGCGGAGTGCTGTTCACCTCCGATGTGCCCGATGTCCCCGTCACGGTCGCGTGGGGCGCCCGGGACCGGCTGCTGCTGCGCCGCCAGGGCGTCAGGGCCAAGCAGGCCATCCCCGGTGCCCGGCTCGTCCGGCTGCCCGGCTGCGGCCATGTGCCGATGAACGACGACCCCGCCCTCGTCGCCCGCGTCATCCTCGACGGCAGCCGCTGA